The proteins below come from a single Papaver somniferum cultivar HN1 chromosome 11, ASM357369v1, whole genome shotgun sequence genomic window:
- the LOC113324333 gene encoding uncharacterized protein LOC113324333, translating into MSHPNNLQVAALTRRMQNANLNLNQVRDVRSSLISVSEIDKAANKWNNCLIGKIIHKDTIEPDDVKKEINIIWRQYKRVEMKVMGRNLFVFKFRNEKDKQEVFKRIPWVINFMLFVLREYDNSIPLENYTFTHHIFSVIFRNLALEHTDDGIIEKMAQDIGQLVEVDGKKCVTIRGRVVTAKILVDLREPLKRGVWIFNAAKQKVWVKYHFEKQPKTTPHCYVIEHDD; encoded by the coding sequence ATGTCTCACCCAAACAACTTGCAAGTGGCAGCGTTAACAAGAAGAATGCAGAATGCTAATCTCAATCTCAATCAGGTTAGGGATGTGAGAAGTAGCTTGATCTCAGTTTCTGAGATAGATAAAGCAGCTAACAAGTGGAATAATTGTCTTATTGGAAagattattcacaaagacactatTGAGCCTGATGACGTgaagaaagaaatcaacatcatttGGAGACAATATAAAAGAGTGGAAATGAAAGTTATGGGTCGAAATCTCTTTGTTTTCAAGTTTAGAAATGAGAAAGATAAGCAAGAAGTCTTCAAGAGAATCCCATGGGTGATTAATTTCATGTTATTTGTGCTACGAGAGTATGATAACTCAATCCCATTGGAAAACTATACTTTCACTCACCATATCTTTTCGGTGATTTTTCGTAACCTTGCACTGGAACATACTGATGATGGTATAATTGAGAAGATGGCACAAGACATTGGCCAATTGGTTGAAGTAGATGGGAAGAAGTGTGTTACAATCAGGGGTAGGGTGGTGACGGCTAAGATCTTGGTTGACTTAAGAGAGCCATTGAAGAGAGGTGTTTGGATTTTTAATGCAGCTAAACAGAAGGTCTGGGTCAAATATCATTTTGAAAAGCAGCCAAAGACGACCCCTCACTGCTATGTTATTGAGCATGATGATTAG